Below is a genomic region from Salvelinus fontinalis isolate EN_2023a chromosome 38, ASM2944872v1, whole genome shotgun sequence.
GGAGCGGTATGGAGTGGTCAGATGACAACAGGGCCAGCACTGACTGGTGAAACACCAGTATAGACAGCAGTACCAGTAGACCTGTGGgacggagggaggaagtggaggtggagggagggagagggggagaaggagcagGAAGGTGAGACGGAGAGTAGGTATGAGGGGAGAAAgagctatacaaattgatggaaagtggtggagGGAAAAGcgttataaaatccatgtacacaaacaagtacGCGGTTCAAATtggcagacaacacacacacttcttcccacagggccgtggggtgagacagggccgtggggtgagacagggccgtggggtgagacagggccgtggggtgagacagggccgtggggtgagacagggccgtggggtgagacagggccgtggggtgagacagggatgcagcttaagccccaccctcttcaacatatatatcaacaaattggtgagggcactagaacagtctgcagcacccggcctcactctactagaatctgaagtcaaatgtctactgtttgctgatgatctggtgcttctgtccccaaccaaatcatgagaaaactaaaagataattacttgacacattggaaagaatttacaaaaaaacagagcaaactggaatgctatttggccctaaacagataAATTGATAAATAAACACAACAGTGTTCCATCACATCAGCACTATTTGTGAACTGTTGCCACAAgcaaagggcaaccagtgaagaacaaacaccattgtaaatacaacctatatttatatgtattaaTATTCAATTTTGTACTTTGCACataattacaacactgtatatagacatatgacatttgaaatatctttattcttttggagttTAATGTACATTTGTGATTGTTTATTTCCCTACAGGGAGGTCTAAGTCTACACCCAGAATAGTGGCTGCTCTCTTTGTAATCTATTTCCCCTTACCTGATAGGATGAAGCAGAAGGAGGCGGGCTTGAGGAAGAAGGGCACTCCTTTACTGAGGGACATGGTGATACAGATAGCTCCCATCACCATCATAGACAGAGCTATCATTGCTAGGATAGCAGCCGCTATGTTCAGGTctgggaaagagaggggagggggggagacagaatgagaggaggaggagagagggatggagaggaagtGAATAGAGGGAGAAGTGGTTAGAGAAAGAGTGAAGAGGTgttggagaggaagacaggggagaatgagggagggagggcagagttACACCTCAGTGAGTATTGTGCATCTGAGAGTGACGCCACAGGGGATAAATACAgcacagtgagaaagagagagagggggagagggagagagggggaggggagagaaagagagagagggggagagaaggaggaggcggAAGCGAGACTTAAGATGCTGACTTACTCTTGTGGGTCGTCTTCTTAAATATGACTGCGTTGTCTCCATTGGTGAAGAATTTAAAGTAAGTGCAGTTGGATTctgagaagagaaacagagagggaacatcacacacacagtatattccTGGTCCCTGTGCATCCATCCCCTCTGTCCTCCTAGGCATGAAGACCTATTTTATCTGTTGTGTAGCGGGATCACCATGAAAAACACTGCTCACTGCTCTACACAGTCCCACATCCACAGCACATCCACAGCACATATGGTGCcacgagagagaaggagagagaaggagagagaggggtgatggaagagagggagagatagaaagaaggggcaggtggagggggaggagagaaagcaAGACATTTGTaaggaggaagagacagaaggagagagagagaatgcagagagcatgagaaagaggggggaggagagatagagagtgttAGAGTgagcagatggagggaggggtgagaacaaagagaaagagaaagagggagacagatgaGAGGGAGGTGAACGAGATGAAGGAAGGAAAAGAGAAGATTACAGGGGCTAATACTAATACTGCATTAGACAgatactcttcctctctctgtcatatatatatatatatatatatatatgctctcGTCCTCTGCTGCTCttccatatatactgtatatatatatacagttgaagtcggaagtttacatacactcaggttagagtcattaacttcttacggctgagatcctgttaacgggatcaacagccagtgaaagtgcagggcgccaaattcaaacagaaatctcataattaaaattcctcaaacatacaattattttacacaattttaaagataaacttgttaatcccaccacagtatcCGATTTCAAAAAGTCTTTACGACGAAAggacaccatctgattatgttagttcagtacctagtcacagaaaaacacagccatttttccagccaaaaagaggagtcacaaaaagcagaaatagagataaaattaatcactaacctttgatgatcttcatcagatgacactcataggacttcatgttacacaatacatgtatgttttgttcgataaagttcatatttatatccaaaaatcttagtttacattggcatgttatgttcagtaatgttttgcctccaaaacatccggtgatgttgcagagagccacatcaatttacagaaatactcataataaacattgataaaagatacaagtgttttacatagaagtttagataaacttctccttaatgcaaccactgtgtcagatttaaaaaaaactttgggatggtgttctttggattgcacatctcccccttttccctccaaacataacaatggctattatggccaaacagttctattttgtttcatcagaccagaggacatttctccaaaaagcacgatctttgtccccatgtgcagttgcaaaccgtagtctggctttttatggtggttttggagcagtggtttcttccttgctgagcggccattcaggttatgtcgatataggactaattttactgtggatatagatactttcgtacctgtttcctccagcatcttcacaaggtcatttgctgttgttctgggattgatttacacttttcgcactaaagtacgttaatctctaggagacagaacgcgtctccttcctgagcggtatgatggctgcgtggttccatggtgtttatacttgcatacgtttatttgtacagatgaacgtggtaccttcaagcgtttggaaattgctcccaaggatgaaccagacttgtggaggtctacaattgttttctgatgtcttgcctgatttctttagatttttccatgatgtcaagctaagaggcgctgagtttgaaggtaggccttgaaatatatccacaggtacacctccaattgactcaaattatgtcaattagcccatcagaagcttctaaagccatgacatcattttctggaacttagtgtatgtaaacttctgacccactggaattgtgatacagtgaattataagtgaaataatctgtctaaacaattgttgggaaaattacttatgtcatgcacaaagtagatgtcctaaccgacttgccaaaactatagtttgttaacaagaaatttgtggagtggttgaaaaactagttttaatgattccaacctaagtgtatgtaaacttctgacttcaactgtgtattatGTCATCCTCTGCTGCTCTTCctctctttatatatatatttatatattctcgTCCTCtgctgctctttctctctttatataTTCTCTCGTCCTCtgctgctcttcctctctctctctgtcatatatacagtggggcagaaaagtatttagtcagccaccaattgtgcaagttttcctacttaaaaagatgaggcctgtaattttcatcataggtacacttcaactgtgacagacaaaatgagataaaaatggtggaaaataagtatttggtcacctacaaacaagcaagatttcttgctctcacagacctgtaacttcttctttaagaggctcctctgtcctccactcgttacctgtattaatggcacctgtttgaacttgttatcagtattaaagacacctgtccacaacctcaaacagtcaaaggccaaactccactatggccaagaccaaagagctgtcaaaggacaccagaaacaaaattgtagacctgcaccaggctgggaagactgaatctgcaataggtaagcagcttggtttgaagaaatcaactgtgggagcaattattaggaaatggaagacatacaagaccactgataatctccctcgatctggggctccacgcaagatctcaccccgtggggtcaaaatgatcacaagaacggtgagcaaaaatcccagaaccacaaggggggacctagtgaatgacctgcagagagctgggaccaaagtaacaaagcctaccatcagtaacacactacgccgccacggactcaaatcctgcagtgccagacgtgttcccctgcttaagccagtacgtgtccaggcccgtctgaagtttgctagagagcatttggatgatccagaagacgattgggagaatgtcatatggtcagatgaaaccaaaatataactttttggtaaaaactcaactcgtcgtgtttggaggacaaagaatgctgagttgcatccaaagaacaccatacctactgtgaagcatgggggtggaaacatcatgctttggagctgtttttctgcaaagggaccagggcgactgatccgtgtaaaggaaagaatgaatggggccatgtatcgtgagattttgagtgaaaacctccttccatcagcaagggcattgaagatgaaacgtggctgggtctttcagcatgacaatgatcccaaacacaccgcccgggcaacgaaggagtggcttcgtaagaagcatttcaaggtcctggagtggcctagccagtctccagatctcaaccccatagaaaatatttggaaggagttgaaagtctgtgttgcccagcaacagccccaaaacatcactgctctagaggagatctgcatggaggaatgggccaaaataatagcaacagtgtgtgaaaaccttgtgaagacttacagaaaacgtttgacctctgtcattgccaacaaaggttatataacaaagtattgagataaacttttgttattgaccaaatacttattttccaccataatttgcaaataaattcattaaaaatcctacaatgtgattttctggattttttcccatcattttgtcagtcatagttgaagtgtaccgatgatgaaaattacaggcctctctcatctttagtgggagaacttgcacaattggtggctgactaaataattttttgccccactgcatatatatatatatatatatatatttctctcgtCCTCTGCTGCTCTTCCTCAATCCCCCTGTCTAGTAGTTACCCCTGCATACTCTGTGTGGTCAGAGACACAGAGGGaaccacaaacacacagccacacagccacacagacatGTTAGTTTTACTATCCATGTGGGAATCAAACaactgattcccattcaaaatcctattttccctaaccttaactccaaaCCCTACCCCTAAACCTTAACCTTTTTCCTTGTTTGACTTCTGGTCACCACAATAatagtaaaaccaaacacacacaagtaCAAACATATACAGCAGACTCTCCTATAAACCTTAATGCTATTCTGTCTGCAACACTGGTGCATTAAAGGAAACCTGTATATTATGACCACAGATTTATAGTCAGATCTACCTCTCAAGCGCTCCACCTGTCTACCTGCCCTCCTGTCCACCGGGCCACCTGTCTACCTGCCCTCCTGTCCACCGGGCCACCTGTCTACCTGCCCTCCTGTCCACCGGGCCATCTGTCTACCTGCCCTCCTGTCCACCGGGCCACCTGTCTACCTGCCCTCCTGTCCACCGGTCCACCTCTAAGTGGCTTAGTCAGTTAGTCAGAGGTTATGGTAATGTAGGTACATGTATGGTACAGTAGCAGTGAGTGATGTATGATGTATTAGTTGGTCTGGCactgacagacagtgacagagaatGACTGTGATGTTGTTTCCCAGGGACAGGCGCCAGGGGCATGTAAACATGAATGTGAAATAGAGACGCACAGACGGAGAAACAGTTGTTTTTCTCCAAACATGagaagtccacacacacacacagcagagcctGTCTGTCAGGCGCTGTGGGCCAACAGTGTTTTGACGCAAGGAGACGAGGAAGTGTCAGAATAGATACGGACTCTACTCCAACACACAGACCGTCATCGTAAACACAGATGTTTATCTGATAGACAAGACACACAAGGTGAGTCAGACATAGATGTTCATCGACTAGACATCCAAGGTGAATCAGCCCTCTAAAATATCGGAGGCTGATAAACAATGCACCAGATGGATATAGCATGTAATCTACATTGTAATAGATATGAACATTCATAGGATTCATCCATCCTAATAAAACAAGCTAAATCAAGACTGCAAAATGAAATAAAGCAATTTTATATTTAtacaatgtaaaatatgtataCATCCTATTCAAAACAATACATACATCATTGCTAGTGTATCAAAGCCAACCACTGCTAGCCTGGCTGAATATCAGACTATTCTGGCAGGTAAAGCAGGAATACAGAAGATGACTACCTCATCCCACCGTAGGCCCTGTCTGGCCCCCTCTGTGGGACAAGTGCTTTAATACCTGCATTCATCCACCACTGGACGATCCCTACAGACAGAAACGGGTCATTCCACAGATAAGAGACTTACATGGGGGAACGTAACAGTACAGGATGGAGGAAGTGGCTGAAAATCGTAGTTTATTAGCGTTCTTTTCCTGAAATttaacaaatatattttttgttttttatagaGAAGATTTTATGAAAAAGCACTATAATGAATACCtgcaatcaaaatatatttctgaCTGATCATTCAATAAATGAACATTCTAAAACTGAAAGAAATTtaaatgaaataataataataatccattGAAGTATTCCAAAAGACGAAGCTCCATCATGCAGTAAAAGGGAAGCGTCTGTCTTATATAAACACACTGAAAGGTTGGATGTTTACAAGGATACTGGAAACATCCTTTTCTGACTCACCAACGATAATACAAATCTGATGCCTATAGCTAGATAACTAACAGACAGACCAGTAGCCACATTCAGATTTGTCAAATTCAGACTGGCTCCATTTCAAAGCAGTATTCCTTTAAGGACTCAATTTGCACATTATCTGTAGGATGACCCAGATACACACGCAGCAAAGCTGGCATACACGCCTCCTATTCACACACGTTTGCATAGGAATGCTTGTGCACACACAGACAAAGGGCacgcacacgcatacatacaatgtacacatgcatacacacacccacatattGACGCTGCATTGATGCAAATTCCTGGGAGACATCCAACACACTGCTTCCACCTATCCTATGTTTACAGATCATTgctgaggaaggggaggaagccctaactaacacacacagcactgcaGTGCAATCAGGGGTTGGTCATGAAATCAGTGCCCCAGCTACCTCCATCGTTACCTCCATCTCTGCGGTTGTGATTGAGGGAGTCCAGCTACGACCAGAAGAggcttttcgtagcaggttatgAGAGCATTTCAGCTAACCCTaatccttttcctaaccttagCCTAAGTCTCCTAACCTGCCCCATTAATAATCCTAAACTGCTGCgcaaattctcctaacctgctccgAAAAAATCCCTTCCTGTCATAATTTTACTCCCTCTAGTCAGAACCCATTTTTACAGTGTTGTCATCAAAATGAGACCCTAAGGATATTACCTAGCCTGTCCCTAAAATCAACTCATGGCCTGCCCTaatgcaacagacagacagacagacagacagacagacagacagacagacagacagacagacagacagacagactcctcaCCTCCGGGCAGGTCGGCGGGGCCGCAGCTCTCTCTCTCGGGGTCGATGTCATCCACCCACAGGGTGCGGGTACACCCCTTCCACAGGCCGTAGTGGGCTGTCTGACACGTCTGGTTGTTACTCCAGGTCTTGGGTGTGGCCAGCTCCACCCAGAACTCTGTCCCCACCCCCAGCACTGTCAGGGTCACACCCACAATGGCCACAAAGAACGCCAGCTTGATCTTCCCCTCCTGGCTGTCACTCATCCTAGGGGTCCGCCTCGTAGCACgcccccctcccttcacccctgCCATGCCGGCCAGGCCCCCATGGGGCCCTGCTCCTACCACCCCCATACGGCCATCCTCCTCCGGCTGGACAATGTAGTTGGCCCACATGGTGACCTCTACCAGAGGCTGAGAGGccggatggagagaggaagggagggaaagagggaagaggacgggaaagagggtgaagagagagaagcagggaaaTAATTGAAGGGAGGTGAACCCCCCAAAAAAGAAAGGAAGGTTGAAGACAGGAGGAAGGTAGAGACACAGATAACAGCAGTTCAGAGGTGGATGTGGGGATGAAGAATGGAGAACGGAGAGGACGGGAGgaggaaagggaagagagagatggacggtCCAGTATGGGAGTAGAAAAAATGGGAGAaagggagtgatggagagaaaggtagaggaggagaggactgggtGACGAGGAAGGATGGCATCTATTTTTTATGGAACACCTCCTGAATATAAACaaggaaagaagaaaaaaagacgATTAACAACGACAACACCCTCTTTGTCCCCCTCCATAACAAGAGAGAAGATGACTCCCTAAAACACCCTCTTTGTCCCCCTCCATAACAAGAGAGAAGATGACTCCCTAAAACACCCTCTTTGTCCCCCTCCATAACAAGAGAGAAGATGACTCCCTAAAACACCCTCTTTGTCCCCCTCCATAACAAGAGAGAAGATGACTCCCTAAAACACCCTCTTTGTCCCCCTCCATAACAAGAGAGAAGATGACTCCCTAAAACACCCTCTTTGTCCCCCTCCATAACAAGAGAGAAGATGACTCCCTAAAACACCCTCTTTGTCCCCCTCCATAACAAGAGAGAAGATGACTCCCTAAAACACCCTCTTTGTCCCCCTCCATAACAAGAGAGAAGATGACTCCCTAAAACACCCTCTTTGTCCCCCTCCATAACAAGAGAGAAGATGACTCCCTAAAACACCCTCTTTGTCCCCCTCCATAACAAGAGAGAAGATGACTCCCTAAAACACCCTCTTTGTCCCCCTCCATAACAAGAGAGAAGATGACTCCCTAAAACACCCTCTTTGTCCCCCTCCATAACAAGAGAGAAGATGACTCCCTAAAACACCCTCTTTGTCCCCCTCCATAACAAGAGAGAAGATGACTCCCTAAAAAGGGGGATCAAGTTCAGGTGGGAAAAAACACTTGACTGGGCCAACACGGATCTCTTTGTGGATAAAACTGCCAGTCTGCCAGGAGTAGAGATCCTTTGTTGCTGCCCTATGCAGCAGAGTACAAGccagatacagcaggtagacaAGTAGTTAGTGTTGGGACAGTAACTGTTAAGGTCGCTAGTTTGGATCCCTGTAGTGACAAGGTGAAAATACTGGTGTTAATGTGCCTTCACAAtggctggctgtgaccccactctctgaaggtgtctcagggggagttggaatatgcaaaaacacacatttccaatccatacatgtgtgaaatagtaCAAATACAAGCACCCACCAAATCATTTCTTCTTATTAAAGAACTGTCTGGATTGGAAATTCTTTGTTGCTGTCCTAGGCAGCAGAAAGAGTATGAGCCAGATACAAGCTATTAGAGTGGACTgctcattaggaacaccttccttttgccctctgaacagcctcaattcgttgggacatggactctacaaggtgtcaaatgaGTTccaacagggatgctggcccattttaactccaatgcttcccactgttgtgtcaagttgtatggatgtcctttgggtggtgaaccattcttgatacacacaggaaactgttgagtgtgaaaaaccctgcagagttgcagttcttgacacaaaccggtgcacctggcacctactaccataccccgttcaaaggtgcacatacacaatccatgtctcaattgtctcaaggcttaaaaatcattctttaacccgtctcctccccttcatctacactgattgaagtggatttaacaagtgacatcaataagggatcatagctttcacctggattcacctggtcagtctatgtcatgaaagAGCAggcgttcttaatgttttgtacactcagtgtatatgtattATGTATACCCGCAGATACCATTCATGTTTTGTGCATGCGTGTGCGTTTGCATGtgcgtggtgtggtgtggtgtggtgtgtgtgtgtgtgtgtgtgtgtgtgtgtgtgtgtgtgtgtgt
It encodes:
- the LOC129837813 gene encoding voltage-dependent calcium channel gamma-6 subunit-like isoform X2, whose translation is MWANYIVQPEEDGRMGVVGAGPHGGLAGMAGVKGGGRATRRTPRMSDSQEGKIKLAFFVAIVGVTLTVLGVGTEFWVELATPKTWSNNQTCQTAHYGLWKGCTRTLWVDDIDPERESCGPADLPGESNCTYFKFFTNGDNAVIFKKTTHKNLNIAAAILAMIALSMMVMGAICITMSLSKGVPFFLKPASFCFILSGLLVLLSILVFHQSVLALLSSDHSIPLHHELSWSVACVGFAGAILIMGGILFLILSLPYSPWEKCLPQRNSSTT